The segment CGGGAGAAGATCTTTTTTCCAGAGGCAGCAATAAAGCTATCAATATCTTCTTTTTTAATGCAATAAGAGGCGTCATAGCATTTGCATTGGATGGCAGCATAGCTTTCTTGATCACGGATTTTAGCAACCAAATCAATTCCAATATCACGACCATCTTCATCACGCTCTTTAGCCCAATCGCAATAGGTTTGAACCTTTTCGTATTCTTGGCATTGCAGCGGGTCATGGGTCAAATAAGCCATGACAAGGTTTTCGAAAAGAGTTCCTAATTCACGGGGCGATTGTGCTTTATTACGATAAGACTGTAAGAGAGCGCGTAAAGAGGATTGTTTATTATCAAAATTGAGGGTTTGAGACATTATTCAATAAACTCCATTGCCTTATGACATTGACTCATTAACATCGTAAGAATCGTAATGGCGTTTTATAAATACATTTAGAACAAATATCGAGTACCCAATAAACCAAAATGGCGCGAAAACCTATCAATTCCCTCAAAAAAATTTAACAAGTTGCAATTATAAACAGCCTATAAACAGCAAAGTAGTAAAATTTACTATTCGTTTTTGTGTTAATAAAAACAAATTCGATATGTATTTTAAGAGATCAAAATAAATAGTTTGAAGTGTTTTATGATCACAAAAATCATAAATGGTGTCAGTTCAATTTTTAGACAAATACAGACAAGTTTTGATCAATTATTCCCATTAATTCTCTATACAGATCATCTTATTGGGATGGTTTTTTTGTAAAAATATCATAACATATTGAAATGTAATGTTTTTTACTTTTTGCTAAAAGGTGTTTTTTAAAATGAGGGGGGTAAATCAACCGACAACGACCGACAAGAATATGACCTGAGTTATGGTTATTCATTCAGGTCATATCTTTCTCTTTTGCCAGCACTCTTTAAAATCATCTTTTGTTCATTCGCTTTATTGCCTTGCATTCTCGTTTTTTACCAAAGGATGCCATTCATAGTAGGTACTCGATTTACTTGTCTGATGGGTTATAAACTTTTTGCGAATGTGGTTTGTATGGCATAAAAGCTCTAAAGCTTGTTTGACCGCTTCCTTGTCTTTTAAATGCGCCCAGCAGCGTCTGTAGATATCACGAGCAGTAAAAACCTCAGGTAAGCAATTACAGCGCTCTATAATCAAATTTGCACGCTCCTTTACCAAGATATCGCCCGCAGTATAAAACCGTTTCGCATGGCTTAACAGATAGTTTGACCAACGCAAGGCTGTTGAGAGAGAAGGCAAAGTGATCTCAAAACGCCCATCCTCAACAAGTTCGATAATGAGGGCAAGGCTTGCTATGGTTTTTGGCATTTTTAAAAGATGCGCTTGGTAAGAGACAGAAACTTTGCTTTCCTTGATTTCTTTATGATGATTTTCCCACCATTCACGAAACAATTCTTGAGCATTAGCAGCAAAGCGCATGATCCGTGGGTGCTTAGGTGATCCCAAGGGTTTGTCATAAAAAGAACGAAGCACCTTTTCATATTCTTGATAGGCTTCTTGATTGGGATTTTTATCTTTCCATTCCCACTCTTGGTTTTCATCCGGCCACACCATCATTTGAAACCGTTGCAATAAACCGTCATCTGCTTTTCCAGAAAGCATTGCCTGAATGATAGGAATAATCCGAGAAGGTTGTATTCCCCCAATCATTGAAAGCATTACATTGGGAATATGAATCGTTCCACGTCCAATACGGTCATAGGTATAGAGTTGATCCCCATTAAAAACTTGTAAATAAAACCCACGGTCTGTTTGATATTCCTTAAGTTCCAAGTTTGCTAAAAAACCAGAAAGTTCATCACGAACCATCAATAATCCTCGCGGGTTTTCATTGAGTAATTCCCCAAGCTTTTCGACGGTCACATCATTGACAATAAAGCGAGAGAGGCAATCATCTTTTTCATTGTCTTTAGAAAGGGTTTCCGACAAAAGAGCATTGGCAGCCTCAGAATCTCCTTTTTTAAGAGCTTTAGAAGCTTGTTTTCTCTTTTCTTTCTGATTGAGCTCCTCAAGGATTTCTTTAATTTTTGCACGTTTTTTTTGTTTTTTCCATTCTTGATACCATTCTTTTTGCAGGTGAGCGATAGGTGTTAAAGCGGCTTGCATGGCAGGTGTTTTTCGTGCAGAAGGTTGACCAATAATCATCCCCCATAGATTAGGAACAATCTTCCAATTATTACTATGCTGTTTTGGAGCGATACGAACCCCATTGCCAATCACGGTTGCTAAAGCACAGATAGCAGAGACAGCCACAAAATCGACAGGGGATTGTTGATGGTTAGCAATATCATAAATATACCTTCCCAAGACCAATGGAACTTGTGTAGCATGAAAAGGCTCGACCGGTAAAAGAGCGGTGTTAATCGGTTTTAATTCACCCCAGCCCATTTGTTGCAAAGCCTGTTCATAAGGGATGGCTTGTAAACAGGGATGCTCCTTTAAAGAGACAGGGGTGTTATCGTTATCAGTATCATTTAAAGAAGTATTGCCATTTTTATTGGTTAAATCAGTTTTATTTTTGTGGTCCATAAGATATTCCTTTCAAAGGGTAAAAAATCATTAAAATCAGCTCCTTCGGGAGCTTGCATCATCAAGACTTCAAAGCCTTGGCGATAAGCACGGGCAGCAAGCATCCATTGTCTTGTAAAAAGGTTCTATGGATTGCAAAGGAGCCACCACCCTCAACGAGAGCAACCAACGCGGGGATGGCTTTCCCAGAGGGATGGGGGCATTTGCTATGAAAGCGTAAACTAGGGGGGCAAGTTACAAGTGATACCACGCTTGCGTAAATAAAGCTCTGCTATGGTCCCTTTAATTGGTTGACTTTGCTTCCAAATCTTTTGTGCTCTCTCTGCTTTCTGTTTTGCCTTGTTATCTTCACAACAAAACTGTTTTGAGAGAGACAACCTATAATCATAAGTTTTATCAAAACATGTTTGTGTATTGATAAGACCAATGTTCTTAAGAGCTTGTAAGATCTCTTTAAAAGAGCAGCCGGCATAACAATAAAGCAAGAGACGCCCATCATTTCCATTGGCAAGGGATAAACTAGGCACTTGATCATCATGAGCAGGGCAGCGAGCAAGTCCATAAGCACCATACCAGACACCCCGCAAGGCATTTGTAATGCCCCGAGCATTTATAAAATGATACATTTTCGCATCCTTAGACGTTGCGTCACAGGACGGTTTTTGCTATTTTCAATTTACGATAATTTGAGAAAGCCTTGTCCGTCCTTACGTGACAAGGTTTTTTTATGCCACATCACTGAGATGTTGACGTTGCGTTTTGGCTTTTTCAATCACATTCAACAGATCCGATTTTAACCAACGTGATAAAGAACCAAATTTTAAGGGCTTTGGTAAAGCTCCATTGGTGACATGGCGACGGAATGTTGAAACGCTTATATGCAATAATTTTGCACTTTCACGGTCTGTAAGAAGAACATCATGTTCAGTCATAACTAAATCCTTTCAATCTAAAAATAGTAACAAATCATAAGTATTTATTAACCATATTTTATTGAGATTTGAAAGTAAGTTTAATCATAAAAAACAGTACTTTATGATGTATTTTCTCATTTGATAATTTATGAATCTTATTGAGCAAAAATGAGTAAACGAAGAGAGAAAGTTATCCACAGATAATGAAGTAAAAATGGGGTACAAGACCCCATATTTTAAGATTGCCCCGTAACATAGGCAGCCCATTTATCCATATAAACACGGCGCTGTTCTAAATAATCAGTACGACGGTAAGCACGCTCTACTTGTCCACCGACCACATGACCTAGAATGGTTTCTGCTACCTCAAAAGGGGCATCGGTTGTTTCTGCTAGCCAATCTCGTAAACTAGATCGAAATCCATGAGGGCAAGCATCAAGTCCAGTTCTTTGCATGTAATGTGACATGCACTTAACAGCAAGGGGACCGCGACCGGTTGCAGAGAAAAAGAAATCATTACGCGACAACAAGCGCGCTTGTTTCAAAATTTCCAATGCCTCTGTTGATAGAGGCACGCGAAATTCTTTTGTTGTATCACGCCTTCCTTTCATATTTTCAGCTGGGATAGTCCATATATCATCTTCAATCTGATCTTTATGGATATGACGCAAAGGATAGGTACGAACGCCTGTCAGAATAAGCAGACGCAAAGCCAATTGTGTTAGGGTTGGTGTTTTGCAAAGTGTTTTATAAAAAAACGGAACATCTCTCCAATCCATTGCTGGTCTATTTTGCATTTTATGGCGTTGTTTGCCTAAAAGAGCTTTTGCTTTTTCTGTTGCTTGTAGATCCACATCTAAACCCAATGCAGCAGCATGTTTGAGGCAAATATTAAGACGATTTAGTGCAGCACGGGCTGCTCCAGCTTTTGTATGCCAAATGGGGGCAAGCGTATTGCGTATATCGGTTTGTGTAATCTCTGAAACGGGTAGACAACCTAATTTAGGGAGAATATGAAGTTTTAAAGGTGAAAACCACTCACCATTTTTACCATCTCCTTTTAATTCTGCTTTACGACTTTCAAAAGCATCCAAAGCAATATCTTTTAAATAATGGAGATTACGCATTGCCTCACGTTTTTGTTTCTCACGTTCTTTAATGGGGTCACGACCATCACGAATAACAAAACGCCATTGGGTTGCCAATTCACGGGCTTGTTTTAAAGAGACATCTCTTAAAGCACCCAAGCCCATCTCACGACGCCGCCCGTGAATGGTATATCGATAAATCCATTGAGCACCCCCATCTTTACGCTTATGAAGTACCAAGCCGGCACCATCATTATATTTGCCAGCCCCCAATGTTGCGACAGCCCTTGCATTAAGACGATTCATTAAAGGCATTTTTACTCCTTTCTAAATGTTTTCTATCCACACGTTAATCCCACTTGTGACGTGCAAGGGGATGATTTTGATTGATTCAGCATAAGCAGGTTTGAGATGAGAGAATCTTAGAATATTCGGGGGTCTCATTCAACATGCAAAACAGTGAATTATTATTATAAATCAATGTCTTATTGATGCAAATACGCGCTTTTTGGGATATTGGCGGCACGGGCGCCAAGGCAGATGCGACGGCAATCTGGATAGCACAGTTTGTAGGTCGTGAGATCAGGGTCCTTGATTATTACGAAGCACAGGGGCAGCCGTTATCGGAACACATAGGCTGGTTGCGTCAAAATGGCTATGAGAAGGCGTTGATGGTGTTACCCCATGATGGTGCGACAAGAGACCGTGTGCATAATGTGAGTTTTGAGAGCGCCTTGAATGATGCCGGTTTTGAAACGCAGGTTATTCCCAATCAGGGAGCCGGTGCTGTAAAGATGCGTATAGAGGCAGTGCGACGGATATTACCGTCAATTTGGTTTAATGAAGAGACGACCGTAGCAGGGCGCAAAGCACTGAATTGGTATCACGAGAAATGGGATGAGAAGCGCAATATTGGTTTGGGCGCAGAGCATGATTGGGCAAGTCATGGGGCAGATGCCTTTGGCTTAATGTGTGTTGCTTATGAACCACCACCAGAAAGACAGAAACGAGCAGCCTATAGTAGTAAAAGAGAATATGAGAGCACCTCATGGATGGCAGAATGATGCAAGATCAAGATGACGAGCGTTTAAAGCAGGAAGACGGCAAGGCTTCTGATCTGTCCAGTGACTGTTTGTTTCGCAAGCTTGTCAGTTGGTACAAAGAAGATTTAGAGCATGTGAATAAATGGCGTGAACATGCGCGTGAAGATTTTGCTTTCTACAATGGTGATCAGTGGAATGAGAAGGACTTATCGGTTTTAAAAGAGCAACGCCGCCCTGTTATGACCTTTAACCGGATTGCCCCGCTTGTGAATGCAGTTGTAGGCTCTGAACGCAATAACAAACGAGAAGTGCAGTTTATTCCGAGACAAATAGGCAAGGCGTTGCCAAGTGAACTGCTTACCGGAGCAGCGGAATGGTTTCGTGATATGGCACACGCAGAATATGCCGATTCCGATGCTTTTCAGGATGCTGTCATTTGTGGAATGGGGTGGACCGATACACGGCTTGATTATGAGAATAATCCTGATGGGGAGCCGGTTATCACGCGTTTAGACCCGTTGAAAATGGTTTGGGACAGTGCCTCTGTTCAACCAAATTTAACCGATGCGCAACGGATGTGGTATGTTGACCGCAAGCCTTTGGAAGTTGCAAGGCAAATGTTTCCAAAATCCCATTGGACAGAACTGAATGCAGATTGGGCACGAGATGGTGTTGGTTATGAAGGGGTGCACCATAATGATCTTGAATATTACAGTGATGAGAAAAGCGTTGATGTTGAGAACGGTCGACGAATGGTCACGCTTGTTGAATGCCGTTGGTTTGAACACGAAACCGCTTACAAGGCACCTGATTTAGAGACAGGAGAACTTCGTGATTATAGCAAGGAGGAATTTGAACAGCTTTGTTGTATGATGCCGGATATTCAAGGGGTTCAGTTCAATAAAAAGGTTGTGAAACGCGCCTTTTTGGGCAGGAAGCTTTTGTTAGAGCCTGATCAACCGCTCGTTCCTGCTGGTCAATTGGGTTGGGAGTGTATTACCGGTTATTTTGATAAGATCAACCGGCAGTTTTATGGTGTTGTGCGACCGACAAAAGACCCGCAACGTTGGGCAAATAAGTACTTTAGTCAGATTATGTATATTCTCAATAGCCAATCCAAGGGTGGTATCATGGCAGAGCGGGGGGCTTTTGAGAATGAGGCAGAGGCGGCAAGAAGTCTTGCAAGAGCAGACAGTCTTACATGGACTAAACCTAACGCATTGGCACAAGGTAAAATCCAACCCAAACCTGTAGCACAGTTTCCAGCAGGTTTTTTCCAGCTGTTTAATGAAGCAAAGGAGGCAATCAATCAGGTTACGGGTTTATCACCTGAATTTATTGGCACAAGGGAAGTGACACAAGCAGGTATTCTTGAAGCACAAAGGCGTCAATCAAGTCTCAATCTGCTTGCTTGTTTGTTTGATGGCTTACGTTTGTATCGTAAGCGGCAAGGAAAGATTATCCTCCATTTGATTCAGAATTATTTGTCAGATGGTCGTTTGGTGAGGATATCAGGGGAAGAGAATGCACAATATATTCCCTTAACCCGTGAAGCAGTGATGAGTGTAGATTATGATATTGTTGTTGATGATGCACCGACCAGCCCGAATGAGAAAGAACGTACCTTCGGTATTATCACCCAGCTGTTACCGTTGCTTCAAAATGCCATTACACCAGATATCATGCTTGATTTGTTGCGTTATTCGCCTCTACCTGCGTCGTTACTCAATCGCGTGAGTGAAAGATTCCAACAGCAACAACAGATGGCACAACAGCAGCAGCAAATGAATCCAGAACAGGAAATGAATTTGCAAGAAAAGCAGCAAGACATTGCGACAAAAGCGCAAATGCAACAGATGGATTTACAAGGCAAGCAGATAGATCTGTATATGCGTCAGGAAAGAGCGAAATTAGAAGCAGAATTAATGAAAGAGAAGCATGAATTGGAGCGACAACGTATAATGTTGAAAAATATAATATATTCAATAGCTTATATGTATTTATTTTATATGAATCCACTTAAGAATCCACACTTTTATGCACAATTTAATTGACCATTTTTTACAAACAATAGCCATCTATAAACAGAGCATAAAAAGCAAATCATGATGCCAATGTTATAACACATGAGAGCATTCAAATGAAATGCAAAGCAGTTATCAGTCATAACATCTCATAAATTGTACAAGACGTTTTTATCATAACATAATTGTATAGACGTAAAGAATAATATGGCTTTTGCTCTTTTTTGAGCAAAAAAGGAATTAATCGTTTTGAAGCTGTTATAAGGTTATAGATTTTCACTCATTGAGAATCGCATAAAAGGATTTAAAGACAATCGATTTTATAACGCTTACTAAAAATTTAGAAAACGGTAGATAGCCACCATATTATCTCTTATGAAAGCGATATCCTTTTAATGATAGAACGCAAAACACGTATCAAACGCTGTTTTGATAATAGGTTTAAAGTAATAAATGCAATTTGGATTGAGTGATTAAAGACCCTTCAAAAATGAGGGCACCTTTTTTCATAAGCAGAGAGAAGTTGAGAGATAACATCATTAAATGCAGATGTTTAAAGGAGAGCTCTATAGCTGTTTTTTTGTTTTATGAGAGATTGTTTTAAAAACCAACGCTTGCTTTTGATTGACTTGATATAACTTACAAAGCGTTTTGATTTTAGAATGTAATTTCTTTGAAATTTACTCAATTCAAAAATGAGGGCATTGTTATGTTACGAATAGGTTTTAAACCATCACAGAGCTAACATGTTTTTTCATTTAAATGTGATGATCTAAAAGAACGCTTTCATAATCATTCCTTTATATTATTTTGGATAAGTTTTTATAAAGCGAATACAAAGCTTGTAATATAATACGTTTTGTATATATGCATTTATTACTCCATTAGAGTTGAGACATGAAAGCCGCGTCACGTAAAATGGCACGGCTTTCTTTTTTGCACTCTTGTCTTTTGAAATGGTATAAAACCAACGCCCCCCGCATTTATTGTTTATTCTTCAGTATCAATAATCTCTATAAGAATATCGCTCTTATTAACCTCCTTATTTTTGGGAACCTCTCTTATCTCACTTTTTCGATTCAGTTTTGCACGCCCACAAGCACGACCAAAGACCTTGATAGTATGAGAAACCTGAGCTTTACCATAAACAGAGCCATAAATTTGCGCACAGCCACTCACTTTTGCATAGTCATAAACCTTGCCATAAATTTTGGCACGGCTATTAACAACAGCATAGCCATAAACATGCGCAGTGCTAAAAAGACAAGCAGAGCCTAACACTCTAGCGTTGCCATAAAGCCTTGCATATTCAAAAAGATAACTATTATGAAAAAGATGCGCATTGCCATAAACATGGGCTTCAATTGAAACGCGACTATTGCCATAGACACGAGCCTTGCCATAAACATAGCCAGCCACATGCGCACTATCATAAACAAATGCATTGTCATAAATTTTTGCATATTGAGAAATAAACACCTTATCATGCACCTGAGCATTGCCATAGACAAGACCACAAATTTGCGCATTGCCTCGTATTTTTGCATTGTCATAAACACGGGCATGTTTATAAACCAATGCATTATCATAAACCCAGCAAAGACCGTTATGAGAAAGATTTTCTTCCTTTTCAATAAAGCCACCGAGTTGACCAGCCTTGACATCAGAAAAGCTTTTTAAAGCCTGAATGCGATAAAGCGTTGTAATTTTTTGTGTAATTTTATCTTTCAGTTGTTTTGTTTCATTAGTTAGTTTGTATTTTTTGGACATCATAAGACCCCTCACAATCTCTCTTGTGAAAAAAGTTGCATGGAAAATGTTGGAAAAAGGGAATGACCGCCGCGCTTTAAAGATTTAAAAAGGCTTTATTACGCAGCCAGATGATTTTTATTTCATTATTGGAAAGCAATTCGATATAAGACCTTGTTTCAATATCATCACGTGTCTTTTCTAAAATCATAACAATGCCGTGACTATTAGCATTTTCATAAATATGAACATAATTGACGACACGGGCGTGATCATAAATTTGTGCATTACCATAGACATGAGCATGGTCATAAATGATCGATTTACCAAGAACGATAGCATTTCCATAGACATAACCAGCGATAATAGCGTTATGATAGACCCTAGCATTTTCAGAAACCCGACCTGAGTTTAAAACCAGAGCATTACCATAAACCCAGCAATTGCCATCATGGGAGAGGTTGCTTTCATTTTCGATAAAACCACCGAGTTGACCAGCCTTGACATCAGAAAAGCTTTTTAAAGCCTGAATGCGGTAAAATATGCGATTACCAAAGAGACGCGTTTCATTTGTAAGTGCAAATTTCTTTTGCATAGGAACAATCCTTATAGAATGAGATTTTAAATGAAAGATTTGGAAAGCAGGCGCCCCCCGCGCCGTTATTTATGCTGCTTCATTTTCGATAATTTTTTCACGGCTATTGATTATAACATCATCACTTACTTCATTACGAACATACGCATTTCCAAATATTTTTGCATTGCCATAAATTTTGATATTTTTTTCAATAACCGCTTTTCCATAAACCCTAGCATTTTCAAAAATATGAGCACCCTCACTTACATAAGCAGAGCCCGATACTTTTGCATTGCCATAAACAGAGCCATTCACATAAGCACTATGCAAAACTTTTGCATTGTCATATATTTTTGCCTCTATAGTAATAAAGGCTTTTCCATAAACCACGGCATTGTCATAAACTTGACCACAAACCTTGGCATTCCCATTAACCACGCACTTGCCATAAACCCATCCCTTGTCTCGAAACCACATATTCCCTGAGATACTAGCATGATCATAAACCTTGGCATTGTCATAAACATGGGTATCATGACCATAAACTTTAGCATGATCACTAATAACAGCATTCCCATAAGCTTTAGCATGTTTAGCAACAACAGCTTCATTACGAAGTTTTGCATTTTCAGACACGACGCCATTGTCAGCAACCCACGCCTCATCATAAACCCAGCAATTACCATCATGAGAGAGATTATCTTCATTTTCAATAAAGCCACCCAATTGACCAGCCTTTACATCATCAAAATCCCTTAATGCGCGAATGCGATAAAGATTTATAGGCACAAATTTACCATCCTTATTTTGGTAAATTTCTTTGATTTCATTTGTTAATTCATATTTTTTAGTTACAACTGTACTAATCATGAGAAAACCCAATCTAAATAATCGATAAAATTTGAATGAAATGTTCTTAAGAAGGGGGCGCCCCCGCCGCGCCCGCGGTGTTATTTATGCTGCTTTTTATGGACGACACATTACAAAGGAAATCTCGCCATAAGGAGAGAGCCGTTCTGTATAAACATTCTCTCTTGTATTGCCATAGGCATTTTTAGTAACAATAGCCATGCCATAGGCACTTGCATTTTCATAAATATGGA is part of the Bartonella machadoae genome and harbors:
- a CDS encoding tyrosine-type recombinase/integrase — protein: MPLMNRLNARAVATLGAGKYNDGAGLVLHKRKDGGAQWIYRYTIHGRRREMGLGALRDVSLKQARELATQWRFVIRDGRDPIKEREKQKREAMRNLHYLKDIALDAFESRKAELKGDGKNGEWFSPLKLHILPKLGCLPVSEITQTDIRNTLAPIWHTKAGAARAALNRLNICLKHAAALGLDVDLQATEKAKALLGKQRHKMQNRPAMDWRDVPFFYKTLCKTPTLTQLALRLLILTGVRTYPLRHIHKDQIEDDIWTIPAENMKGRRDTTKEFRVPLSTEALEILKQARLLSRNDFFFSATGRGPLAVKCMSHYMQRTGLDACPHGFRSSLRDWLAETTDAPFEVAETILGHVVGGQVERAYRRTDYLEQRRVYMDKWAAYVTGQS
- a CDS encoding portal protein → MDGRMMQDQDDERLKQEDGKASDLSSDCLFRKLVSWYKEDLEHVNKWREHAREDFAFYNGDQWNEKDLSVLKEQRRPVMTFNRIAPLVNAVVGSERNNKREVQFIPRQIGKALPSELLTGAAEWFRDMAHAEYADSDAFQDAVICGMGWTDTRLDYENNPDGEPVITRLDPLKMVWDSASVQPNLTDAQRMWYVDRKPLEVARQMFPKSHWTELNADWARDGVGYEGVHHNDLEYYSDEKSVDVENGRRMVTLVECRWFEHETAYKAPDLETGELRDYSKEEFEQLCCMMPDIQGVQFNKKVVKRAFLGRKLLLEPDQPLVPAGQLGWECITGYFDKINRQFYGVVRPTKDPQRWANKYFSQIMYILNSQSKGGIMAERGAFENEAEAARSLARADSLTWTKPNALAQGKIQPKPVAQFPAGFFQLFNEAKEAINQVTGLSPEFIGTREVTQAGILEAQRRQSSLNLLACLFDGLRLYRKRQGKIILHLIQNYLSDGRLVRISGEENAQYIPLTREAVMSVDYDIVVDDAPTSPNEKERTFGIITQLLPLLQNAITPDIMLDLLRYSPLPASLLNRVSERFQQQQQMAQQQQQMNPEQEMNLQEKQQDIATKAQMQQMDLQGKQIDLYMRQERAKLEAELMKEKHELERQRIMLKNIIYSIAYMYLFYMNPLKNPHFYAQFN
- a CDS encoding helix-turn-helix transcriptional regulator, which translates into the protein MTEHDVLLTDRESAKLLHISVSTFRRHVTNGALPKPLKFGSLSRWLKSDLLNVIEKAKTQRQHLSDVA
- a CDS encoding YfjI family protein translates to MDHKNKTDLTNKNGNTSLNDTDNDNTPVSLKEHPCLQAIPYEQALQQMGWGELKPINTALLPVEPFHATQVPLVLGRYIYDIANHQQSPVDFVAVSAICALATVIGNGVRIAPKQHSNNWKIVPNLWGMIIGQPSARKTPAMQAALTPIAHLQKEWYQEWKKQKKRAKIKEILEELNQKEKRKQASKALKKGDSEAANALLSETLSKDNEKDDCLSRFIVNDVTVEKLGELLNENPRGLLMVRDELSGFLANLELKEYQTDRGFYLQVFNGDQLYTYDRIGRGTIHIPNVMLSMIGGIQPSRIIPIIQAMLSGKADDGLLQRFQMMVWPDENQEWEWKDKNPNQEAYQEYEKVLRSFYDKPLGSPKHPRIMRFAANAQELFREWWENHHKEIKESKVSVSYQAHLLKMPKTIASLALIIELVEDGRFEITLPSLSTALRWSNYLLSHAKRFYTAGDILVKERANLIIERCNCLPEVFTARDIYRRCWAHLKDKEAVKQALELLCHTNHIRKKFITHQTSKSSTYYEWHPLVKNENARQ